One Carcharodon carcharias isolate sCarCar2 chromosome 24 unlocalized genomic scaffold, sCarCar2.pri SUPER_24_unloc_2, whole genome shotgun sequence genomic window carries:
- the LOC121273515 gene encoding probable G-protein coupled receptor 139, giving the protein MITVLQIENVYYPVLAAFGVPANLMTIAILSRGNCDLSKCISLYMTAMAAADLLVMIFNVIIYRVISFHFPSSFLSYTAVCKFILSLNPAILDLSVWFTVSFTFDRFVAICCQKFKTKYSTQKTATVVLTIVSVVMYFENIPFWFAYEPERIINNISWGCLSSVVFYSSPAGVAYSWFKSIFVAWLPFCLILLFNCLTIRRIIVASRARRALRGHHRENQSDLEMKNRRKSITLLFGVSGSFLLFWLTAVVSFLTTRLPSTAQTRGDFATPEYIATETGCMLMYLSSCSNTFIYAATQTKFREEIKKVMIIPWTLILTLVKKKEKKKKTFSSPS; this is encoded by the exons ATGATAACAGTTCTACAGATAGAGAACGTTTACTATCCCGTTCTTGCAGCATTCGGCGTTCCCG CCAACTTAATGACAATTGCGATTCTCTCCAGGGGGAATTGTGACCTATCGAAATGTATCTCCCTCTACATGACCGCTATGGCCGCAGCAGATCTTTTGGTCATGATTTTCAATGTAATAATTTATCGCGTTATCAGCTTTCACTTTCCGTCTTCATTCCTGTCCTACACTGCCGTTTGTAAATTCATCCTGTCTTTGAATCCTGCTATCCTGGATCTGTCTGTCTGGTTCACTGTCTCCTTCACATTTGACCGATTTGTAGCTATATGTTGTCAGAAATTTAAAACAAAGTACAGCACTCAGAAAACAGCGACTGTGGTTTTAACAATCGTCTCTGTTGTGATGTATTTCGAGAACATCCCTTTTTGGTTTGCATATGAACCTGAACGAATAATTAACAATATCTCCTGGGGTTGCCTCTCCAGTGTAGTCTTTTACTCATCGCCTGCAGGTGTGGCGTACTCCTGGTTTAAAAGCATTTTTGTTGCTTGGCTTCCTTTTTGCTTGATATTACTGTTTAATTGTTTGACAATCAGGCGCATTATAGTGGCCAGCAGAGCCCGCAGGGCACTTCGGGGTCACCACCGTGAGAATCAGAGTGATTTAGAAATGAAGAACAGGAGAAAATCGATTACTTTATTGTTCGGAGTATCGGGCAGTTTTCTACTGTTTTGGCTGACAGCTGTCGTTAGTTTTTTAACTACGAGATTGCCAAGTACCGCACAAACCCGAGGCGATTTTGCAACTCCTGAATACATCGCGACTGAAACCGGATGCATGCTAATGTATTTGAGTTCCTGTTCAAACACATTTATTTATGCAGCAACACAAACTAAATTCAGGGAAGAGATTAAGAAGGTGATGATAATTCCCTGGACTTTGATTCTgactttggttaaaaaaaaagagaaaaaaaaaaagacattttcctCTCCTAGTTAG